Part of the Prosthecobacter sp. genome, ACGCCACTATCCTCCACCTCATGGGCATCGACCACCGCAAGTTCAGCTTCAAGTTCCAGGGACTGGATCAGCGCCTCACCGGCGTGGAGGAGCATCATCCGGTGAAAGCGGTGCTGGCGTAAAATTGCCACAACAGCCTTGAGTGCGCTCAAAGTGACCCGCTGAACGGGGCAGGGGTTTCCTCGTTCCTCTGTTCATGGCTTGTCGGGGAAATGAGAAGATGAGGTTGCGTATCTGTTGGTGAAAAGGGGCGGATGGATGCGTTTATGCTGGCTCCATGAAACGACTTCTTCTTCTCTCCTTCTTCACGGCGGCGGTGTCTCCGATGCAGGCGCAGCTCAGTCCGAACGGTGCCACGGCTTCCTTCAAGGGCAGTCTGCCGCCGAAACCGACGGCGGCGTTGTCATCCGAACAGGAGGCGGCGATTGAGAAGGAGCTGGCGGCGGTGACACAGGCGTTTGCGGCGGTGAAGAAACACGCGCGTGCGGCGGATGCGGAGATTTTTCTCAAGGCGGTGCGCTACGCGCTGGAGTTTGACGAGTGGTATGACAAGAAACCGGAGGACGGCGTCAAGAAGGCGACTGCGCTGCTGGACGAAGCAAAGAAGCGGATCGAGTCGCTGACGAAGAACGAGACGCCGTGGATGAATGGCAGCGGACTGAAGGTGCTGGGCTTTTACTCGAAGATCGACGATTCGCCGCAGCCCTACGGTGTGGAGGTGCCGGAAGGACTGGAGTTCGGCGCGGGGAAAAAGCCTGTGCCGATGTGGATCTGGCTGCATGGCCGGGGCGACACGGCGACGGACCTGCCCTTCGTGTATTCACGACTGATGGCGAAGAAGCCGGGACAGTTTCAGCCAGCAGGTACGATCGTGATTCATCCGTTTGGCCGTTACTGCAACGGCTGGAAGAGCGCGGGGGAGACGGATGTGTTTGAATGCCGCGATGATGCGACCAAGCGTTTCAACATCGACACGAACCGCATAGCGCTGGCGGGATTCAGCATGGGCGGGGCGGGTGCGTGGCATTTGGGGGCGCATTACGCGGACCAGTGGGCCTGCGTGCACACGGGGGCCGGATTCGCCGATGTGAAGCGCTACCAGAAGCTGACGCCGGACAAGTATCCCGCATGGTATGAGCAGAAGCTCTGGGGTGTGTATGACGTGCCGGACTACGCGCGGAATTTTTTCAACGTGCCGCTCATCAGCTACAGCGGGGAACTGGATGCGCAGCGTGACTCGGCGGAGTACATGATCGAAGTGCTCGGCAAAGAAGGCCTGCATCCGCCGCATCTCATCGGTCCGGGCATGCCGCACAAGTATCACCCGGAGACGCTCAAGGAAGTGCAGGCGTGGATCGAGAAGGCAGTGGCGAAGGGGCGTGATCTCTTCCCTGACGAAGTCCACATTCAGACCA contains:
- a CDS encoding DUF1501 domain-containing protein, with the protein product ATILHLMGIDHRKFSFKFQGLDQRLTGVEEHHPVKAVLA
- a CDS encoding prolyl oligopeptidase family serine peptidase, which translates into the protein MKRLLLLSFFTAAVSPMQAQLSPNGATASFKGSLPPKPTAALSSEQEAAIEKELAAVTQAFAAVKKHARAADAEIFLKAVRYALEFDEWYDKKPEDGVKKATALLDEAKKRIESLTKNETPWMNGSGLKVLGFYSKIDDSPQPYGVEVPEGLEFGAGKKPVPMWIWLHGRGDTATDLPFVYSRLMAKKPGQFQPAGTIVIHPFGRYCNGWKSAGETDVFECRDDATKRFNIDTNRIALAGFSMGGAGAWHLGAHYADQWACVHTGAGFADVKRYQKLTPDKYPAWYEQKLWGVYDVPDYARNFFNVPLISYSGELDAQRDSAEYMIEVLGKEGLHPPHLIGPGMPHKYHPETLKEVQAWIEKAVAKGRDLFPDEVHIQTKTPFYGRMKWMNLHGLEESWKEARLDAKVADGQTIEIKTSHVTRIVFYPPPQARKGGGSLKVIVDGAELKLTVGPELPQFETFMSPGPKVPGSMCRLIKENGVWRDFGNEQPFQHEGPQGGKPSSHPGLMDMAFLKRFLVVLPDGKSSSPAVDAWVAAESAHFLTRWRSLMRGDARVVKASEIKDVIEAGKTQSLILWGTPESNSCLKQLAAALPVQWSAEKVGLGGRSFDARTHVPLLTYPCLQSPGFEVVINSGLTFREAHDRTNSLQNPKLPDWAILDITQPPNAETAGKVVAADFFDERWQVRKK